Proteins found in one Irregularibacter muris genomic segment:
- a CDS encoding putative holin-like toxin has translation MSTYEAISLMIMFSVFTLSLISYLDRNKDQKK, from the coding sequence ATGAGTACATATGAGGCAATATCTTTAATGATTATGTTTTCAGTGTTTACTCTATCGCTTATCTCCTATTTAGATAGGAATAAGGACCAAAAGAAATAA
- the tnpA gene encoding IS66 family insertion sequence element accessory protein TnpA codes for MNDVERKLWTRRIDDYRESSLTAVKWCEEKGLSVHILRYRVTRLNKEKKQEFKRI; via the coding sequence ATGAATGATGTTGAAAGAAAACTTTGGACCCGACGGATTGATGATTATAGGGAAAGCAGTTTAACGGCGGTTAAATGGTGTGAAGAAAAAGGTCTTTCTGTGCACATCCTCAGATATAGGGTTACTAGGCTCAATAAAGAAAAGAAACAAGAGTTTAAAAGGATTTAA